One segment of Salvelinus alpinus chromosome 1, SLU_Salpinus.1, whole genome shotgun sequence DNA contains the following:
- the syngr2a gene encoding synaptogyrin-2a produces MESGAYGASLAGGAFDFMSFIKQPQTIVRILSWLFSIVVFATITGEGYVNPPQHQDTKCMFNGNDSACGFGVGIGILAFLACVIFIVLDAYFPQISNAKERKNIVTGDLVFSGVWTLFWFICFCVLANQWSHTTDTAAISADAARAVVAFSFFSIVTWALLTSFAYTRYRQGVSDIDQGYTDPANDYSTPYPSTSAYPPYPTSGPEGYQQSPFTPQNQEQPAPYQPPSY; encoded by the exons atggaaTCTGGTGCCTATGGGGCCTCGCTGGCCGGAGGTGCCTTCGATTTTATGAGCTTTATTAAACAACCTCAAACCATAGTCCGCATCTTGAGCTGG CTCTTTTCCATAGTGGTGTTTGCCACCATCACTGGAGAAGGCTATGTCAACCCTCCACAGCATCAAGACACCAAATGCATGTTCAACGGGAATGACAGCGCATGCGGCTTCGGAGTGGGTATCGGAATTTTGGCCTTTCTCGCCTGCGTCATCTTCATCGTACTGGACGCCTACTTCCCTCAGATCAGCAACGCCAAAGAGAGGAAGAACATTGTCACTGGCGACTTGGTCTTCTCTG GAGTGTGGACGTTGTTCTGGTTCATCTGCTTCTGTGTCCTGGCCAATCAGTGGTCTCACACCACCGACACAGCGGCCATCTCTGCCGATGCCGCCCGAGCCGTAGTggccttctccttcttctccattGTCACTTGG GCTCTATTGACCTCATTTGCTTATACAAGATACCGCCAAGGAGTGAGTGACATTGACCAGGGCTACACAGACCCAGCCAATGACTACAGCACCCCTTACCCATCTACCTCCGCCTATCCCCCGTACCCCACCAGTGGGCCAGAGGGCTACCAGCAGTCCCCTTTCACCCCCCAAAACCAAGAGCAACCAGCACCATATCAGCCCCCGTCGTACTGA
- the LOC139571499 gene encoding transmembrane channel-like protein 6 isoform X2, whose translation MAYSVDFNLSPIMELELESLRGDDTAQDSMCQLIRVTGTGLESGSPETLEMEVLTTEGRDRLASHMSDVREQADERSEESMQTNLLVRTRWSAATLRVLSSMPSRSVGQQSRLEIISQCNIRSTQLRRYHRQTQDVSLSSRPSIRGYGIEADSEDVCEEETKRQELVNNLQSLSAGDRVRMLRATPLSLAEKTKLRKLVFSDKVGRSLLSSQVPCCSLLKRALYHILFGCLFIVSSLQLWQVALKRLGGRFGTGVLSYFLFIRTLLLFNVFLFLINGLFLVLPQAIHPPLHTPSSHRVTGLELFTGTGYLSNSVMFYGYYTNSTINTSCRPDEATAGTGCSTTSDPHMMAYNIPLAYFFTICITFFITGIVLVYSMSKSFGRSFRVFKSQGNLAIKVFCSWDFKVSKKMSVRLQSENITTQLKELLSEVKGGEEEKGRLSGMAVHLLAWSISLGSTFFCALGIHCFAKHMHLRRLENAEGEVSLVHEARLLALPGVVSCGNLLLPGLFNLVSWMENFNSPIVRLYVSIFRNLLLKVSILGVLCYHWLGKIAAEPQQHGLQCWESFVGQELYRFLLVDFIFTVLYTVFGEFIWKLFSQGVLRRRRKPVFDIARNVLELIYGQTLTWLGVLFTPLLPAVQILKLLLLFHMKKSSLLVNCQASRKPWRASQMSTLFISLLCFPSFLGATVSVTYTIWTIKPSSGCGPFRNLPFMFHSGKQWAQELKSTNPKLAWLNWVHSCLVENPLFLFLMAGVFLMVIYVQTQILDGQRKIISLLQEQIENEGKDKKFLITRLQAIHEKRQYPLSPSSRPQPQGSEV comes from the exons ATGGCATACAGTGTGGACTTCAATCTGAGCCCTATAATGGAGCTTGAATTAGA GAGTCTTAGGGGTGATGATACGGCCCAGGACTCTATGTGCCAGCTCATTAGGGTGACGGGAACAGGTCTGGAGAGTGGCAGTCCTGAAACCCTGGAAATGGAGGTCCTTACAACGGAAGGCAGAG ATAGGTTGGCCAGCCATATGAGTGATGTCAGAGAGCAGGCAGATGAGAGGAGTGAGGAATCCATGCAGACCAACCTTCTGGTCAGGACCCGCTGGTCTGCCGCCACCCTGAGGGTCCTGTCCTCCATGCCCAGTCGCAGCGTCG GGCAGCAGAGTCGTCTTGAAATAATCTCCCAGTGCAACATCCGTTCTACTCAGCTGCGCAGGTACCACCGCCAGACCCAAGACGTTTCCCTCTCCTCCAGACCTAGTATCCGTGGCTATGGGATCGAGGCAGACTCTGAGGATGTCTGTGAGGAAG AGACCAAGAGACAGGAGCTGGTCAACAATCTTCAGAGTCTGTCGGCCGGTGACCGTGTGCGTATGCTGCGTGCCACGCCCCTTAGTCTGGCTGAGAAGACTAAACTGAG GAAACTTGTATTCAGTGACAAAGTTGGACGGTCCCTCTTGAGCAGCCAGGTTCCCTGCTGTAGCCTCCTTAAGCGA GCTTTGTATCACATCTTGTTCGGATGTCTCTTCATCGTCAGTTCCCTGCAGTTGTGGCAGGTGGCTTTGAAGAGGCTGGGCGGCCGCTTCGGCACTGGTGTGCTCTCCTACTTTCTCTTCATCAGGACTCTTCTGCTCTTCaacgtcttcctcttcctcatcaaCGGCCTGTTCCTGGTGCTCCCCCAGGCCATCCACCCGCCCCTTCACACCCCCAGCTCCCACAGAGTCACAGGCCTGGAGCTGTTCACCGGCACG GGTTATCTCTCTAACTCTGTAATGTTTTATGGCTACTACACCAACTCCACCATCAACACCAGTTGTAGACCTGATGAAGCCACCGCCGGGACTGGCTGCAGCACCACCAGTGACCCTCACATGATGGCCTACAACATTCCCTTAGCCTACTTCTTCACCATCTGCATAACATTCTTTATCACCGGCATCGTCCTCGTTTACAG CATGTCCAAGTCCTTTGGGAGGAGTTTCCGTGTGTTCAAGTCTCAGGGAAACTTGGCCATAAAGGTCTTCTGCTCCTGGGATTTCAAAGTCAGCAAGAAGATGTCTGTCAGGCTGCAGTCGGAGAACATCACCACCCAGCTCAAG GAGCTGTTGTCGGAGGTGAAAggcggagaggaggagaagggcagGCTGTCTGGGATGGCGGTGCACCTGCTAGCATGGAGCATTTCTCTGGGGAGCACCTTCTTCTGTGCACTCGGCATCCACTGCTTTGCCAAGCACATGCAcctg AGGAGACTTGAGAATGCAGAGGGGGAGGTCAGTTTGGTGCATGAGGCTCGTCTGCTGGCTCTGCCTGGGGTTGTGTCCTGTGGGAACCTGCTCCTCCCTGGTCTCTTCAACCTCGTGTCTTGGATGGAGAACTTCAACTCGCCCATTGTACGTCTCTATGTTTCCATCTTCAG GAACTTACTGCTGAAGGTGAGCATTCTTGGAGTACTGTGTTACCATTGGCTGGGGAAAATTGCAGCTGAACCACAGCAACATGGTCTGCAG TGCTGGGAGAGTTTTGTTGGTCAGGAGCTGTATCGGTTCCTGCTCGTGGATTTCATATTCACGGTTCTCTACACAGTCTTCGGAGAATTTATTTGGAA GCTGTTTTCTCAAGGAGtgctgaggagaaggaggaagcccgtGTTTGATATCGCCCGTAACGTACTCGAGCTCATCTATGGGCAAACCCTCACCTG GCTAGGCGTGCTCTTCACTCCTTTACTCCCAGCTGTGCAGATCCTCAAGCTGTTGTTGCTGTTCCATATGAAAAAG AGCAGTCTACTGGTGAACTGCCAGGCATCCAGGAAGCCGTGGAGAGCCAGTCAGATGAgcaccctcttcatctctctgctgtgtttcccCTCCTTCCTCGGGGCCACCGTTTCTGTGACCTACACTATATGGAC GATTAAGCCCTCCTCTGGCTGTGGTCCTTTCAGGAACCTCCCCTTCATGTTCCACTCAGGCAAACAGTGGGCCCAGGAGCTGAAGAGTACCAACCCCAAGCTGGCCTGGCTCAACTGGGTACACAGCTGCTTGGTGGAGAACCCCCTCTTCCTGTTCCTGATGGCAGGTGTCTTTCT AATGGTCATTTACGTTCAGACCCAAATTTTAGACGGCCAAAGGAAAATAATCAGTCTGCTACAGGAgcaaatagaaaat GAGGGGAAGGACAAGAAGTTCTTAATTACTAGACTGCAGGCCATCCATGAGAAGAGGCAGTATCCACTGTCCCCTTCCTCCAGGCCTCAGCCACAGGGCAGTGAG GTTTAA
- the LOC139571499 gene encoding transmembrane channel-like protein 6 isoform X1, producing the protein MAYSVDFNLSPIMELELESLRGDDTAQDSMCQLIRVTGTGLESGSPETLEMEVLTTEGRDRLASHMSDVREQADERSEESMQTNLLVRTRWSAATLRVLSSMPSRSVGQQSRLEIISQCNIRSTQLRRYHRQTQDVSLSSRPSIRGYGIEADSEDVCEEETKRQELVNNLQSLSAGDRVRMLRATPLSLAEKTKLRKLVFSDKVGRSLLSSQVPCCSLLKRALYHILFGCLFIVSSLQLWQVALKRLGGRFGTGVLSYFLFIRTLLLFNVFLFLINGLFLVLPQAIHPPLHTPSSHRVTGLELFTGTGYLSNSVMFYGYYTNSTINTSCRPDEATAGTGCSTTSDPHMMAYNIPLAYFFTICITFFITGIVLVYSMSKSFGRSFRVFKSQGNLAIKVFCSWDFKVSKKMSVRLQSENITTQLKELLSEVKGGEEEKGRLSGMAVHLLAWSISLGSTFFCALGIHCFAKHMHLRRLENAEGEVSLVHEARLLALPGVVSCGNLLLPGLFNLVSWMENFNSPIVRLYVSIFRNLLLKVSILGVLCYHWLGKIAAEPQQHGLQCWESFVGQELYRFLLVDFIFTVLYTVFGEFIWKLFSQGVLRRRRKPVFDIARNVLELIYGQTLTWLGVLFTPLLPAVQILKLLLLFHMKKSSLLVNCQASRKPWRASQMSTLFISLLCFPSFLGATVSVTYTIWTNLPFMFHSGKQWAQELKSTNPKLAWLNWVHSCLVENPLFLFLMAGVFLMVIYVQTQILDGQRKIISLLQEQIENEGKDKKFLITRLQAIHEKRQYPLSPSSRPQPQGSEV; encoded by the exons ATGGCATACAGTGTGGACTTCAATCTGAGCCCTATAATGGAGCTTGAATTAGA GAGTCTTAGGGGTGATGATACGGCCCAGGACTCTATGTGCCAGCTCATTAGGGTGACGGGAACAGGTCTGGAGAGTGGCAGTCCTGAAACCCTGGAAATGGAGGTCCTTACAACGGAAGGCAGAG ATAGGTTGGCCAGCCATATGAGTGATGTCAGAGAGCAGGCAGATGAGAGGAGTGAGGAATCCATGCAGACCAACCTTCTGGTCAGGACCCGCTGGTCTGCCGCCACCCTGAGGGTCCTGTCCTCCATGCCCAGTCGCAGCGTCG GGCAGCAGAGTCGTCTTGAAATAATCTCCCAGTGCAACATCCGTTCTACTCAGCTGCGCAGGTACCACCGCCAGACCCAAGACGTTTCCCTCTCCTCCAGACCTAGTATCCGTGGCTATGGGATCGAGGCAGACTCTGAGGATGTCTGTGAGGAAG AGACCAAGAGACAGGAGCTGGTCAACAATCTTCAGAGTCTGTCGGCCGGTGACCGTGTGCGTATGCTGCGTGCCACGCCCCTTAGTCTGGCTGAGAAGACTAAACTGAG GAAACTTGTATTCAGTGACAAAGTTGGACGGTCCCTCTTGAGCAGCCAGGTTCCCTGCTGTAGCCTCCTTAAGCGA GCTTTGTATCACATCTTGTTCGGATGTCTCTTCATCGTCAGTTCCCTGCAGTTGTGGCAGGTGGCTTTGAAGAGGCTGGGCGGCCGCTTCGGCACTGGTGTGCTCTCCTACTTTCTCTTCATCAGGACTCTTCTGCTCTTCaacgtcttcctcttcctcatcaaCGGCCTGTTCCTGGTGCTCCCCCAGGCCATCCACCCGCCCCTTCACACCCCCAGCTCCCACAGAGTCACAGGCCTGGAGCTGTTCACCGGCACG GGTTATCTCTCTAACTCTGTAATGTTTTATGGCTACTACACCAACTCCACCATCAACACCAGTTGTAGACCTGATGAAGCCACCGCCGGGACTGGCTGCAGCACCACCAGTGACCCTCACATGATGGCCTACAACATTCCCTTAGCCTACTTCTTCACCATCTGCATAACATTCTTTATCACCGGCATCGTCCTCGTTTACAG CATGTCCAAGTCCTTTGGGAGGAGTTTCCGTGTGTTCAAGTCTCAGGGAAACTTGGCCATAAAGGTCTTCTGCTCCTGGGATTTCAAAGTCAGCAAGAAGATGTCTGTCAGGCTGCAGTCGGAGAACATCACCACCCAGCTCAAG GAGCTGTTGTCGGAGGTGAAAggcggagaggaggagaagggcagGCTGTCTGGGATGGCGGTGCACCTGCTAGCATGGAGCATTTCTCTGGGGAGCACCTTCTTCTGTGCACTCGGCATCCACTGCTTTGCCAAGCACATGCAcctg AGGAGACTTGAGAATGCAGAGGGGGAGGTCAGTTTGGTGCATGAGGCTCGTCTGCTGGCTCTGCCTGGGGTTGTGTCCTGTGGGAACCTGCTCCTCCCTGGTCTCTTCAACCTCGTGTCTTGGATGGAGAACTTCAACTCGCCCATTGTACGTCTCTATGTTTCCATCTTCAG GAACTTACTGCTGAAGGTGAGCATTCTTGGAGTACTGTGTTACCATTGGCTGGGGAAAATTGCAGCTGAACCACAGCAACATGGTCTGCAG TGCTGGGAGAGTTTTGTTGGTCAGGAGCTGTATCGGTTCCTGCTCGTGGATTTCATATTCACGGTTCTCTACACAGTCTTCGGAGAATTTATTTGGAA GCTGTTTTCTCAAGGAGtgctgaggagaaggaggaagcccgtGTTTGATATCGCCCGTAACGTACTCGAGCTCATCTATGGGCAAACCCTCACCTG GCTAGGCGTGCTCTTCACTCCTTTACTCCCAGCTGTGCAGATCCTCAAGCTGTTGTTGCTGTTCCATATGAAAAAG AGCAGTCTACTGGTGAACTGCCAGGCATCCAGGAAGCCGTGGAGAGCCAGTCAGATGAgcaccctcttcatctctctgctgtgtttcccCTCCTTCCTCGGGGCCACCGTTTCTGTGACCTACACTATATGGAC GAACCTCCCCTTCATGTTCCACTCAGGCAAACAGTGGGCCCAGGAGCTGAAGAGTACCAACCCCAAGCTGGCCTGGCTCAACTGGGTACACAGCTGCTTGGTGGAGAACCCCCTCTTCCTGTTCCTGATGGCAGGTGTCTTTCT AATGGTCATTTACGTTCAGACCCAAATTTTAGACGGCCAAAGGAAAATAATCAGTCTGCTACAGGAgcaaatagaaaat GAGGGGAAGGACAAGAAGTTCTTAATTACTAGACTGCAGGCCATCCATGAGAAGAGGCAGTATCCACTGTCCCCTTCCTCCAGGCCTCAGCCACAGGGCAGTGAG GTTTAA
- the LOC139571499 gene encoding transmembrane channel-like protein 6 isoform X4: MCQLIRVTGTGLESGSPETLEMEVLTTEGRDRLASHMSDVREQADERSEESMQTNLLVRTRWSAATLRVLSSMPSRSVGQQSRLEIISQCNIRSTQLRRYHRQTQDVSLSSRPSIRGYGIEADSEDVCEEETKRQELVNNLQSLSAGDRVRMLRATPLSLAEKTKLRKLVFSDKVGRSLLSSQVPCCSLLKRALYHILFGCLFIVSSLQLWQVALKRLGGRFGTGVLSYFLFIRTLLLFNVFLFLINGLFLVLPQAIHPPLHTPSSHRVTGLELFTGTGYLSNSVMFYGYYTNSTINTSCRPDEATAGTGCSTTSDPHMMAYNIPLAYFFTICITFFITGIVLVYSMSKSFGRSFRVFKSQGNLAIKVFCSWDFKVSKKMSVRLQSENITTQLKELLSEVKGGEEEKGRLSGMAVHLLAWSISLGSTFFCALGIHCFAKHMHLRRLENAEGEVSLVHEARLLALPGVVSCGNLLLPGLFNLVSWMENFNSPIVRLYVSIFRNLLLKVSILGVLCYHWLGKIAAEPQQHGLQCWESFVGQELYRFLLVDFIFTVLYTVFGEFIWKLFSQGVLRRRRKPVFDIARNVLELIYGQTLTWLGVLFTPLLPAVQILKLLLLFHMKKSSLLVNCQASRKPWRASQMSTLFISLLCFPSFLGATVSVTYTIWTIKPSSGCGPFRNLPFMFHSGKQWAQELKSTNPKLAWLNWVHSCLVENPLFLFLMAGVFLMVIYVQTQILDGQRKIISLLQEQIENEGKDKKFLITRLQAIHEKRQYPLSPSSRPQPQGSEV; encoded by the exons ATGTGCCAGCTCATTAGGGTGACGGGAACAGGTCTGGAGAGTGGCAGTCCTGAAACCCTGGAAATGGAGGTCCTTACAACGGAAGGCAGAG ATAGGTTGGCCAGCCATATGAGTGATGTCAGAGAGCAGGCAGATGAGAGGAGTGAGGAATCCATGCAGACCAACCTTCTGGTCAGGACCCGCTGGTCTGCCGCCACCCTGAGGGTCCTGTCCTCCATGCCCAGTCGCAGCGTCG GGCAGCAGAGTCGTCTTGAAATAATCTCCCAGTGCAACATCCGTTCTACTCAGCTGCGCAGGTACCACCGCCAGACCCAAGACGTTTCCCTCTCCTCCAGACCTAGTATCCGTGGCTATGGGATCGAGGCAGACTCTGAGGATGTCTGTGAGGAAG AGACCAAGAGACAGGAGCTGGTCAACAATCTTCAGAGTCTGTCGGCCGGTGACCGTGTGCGTATGCTGCGTGCCACGCCCCTTAGTCTGGCTGAGAAGACTAAACTGAG GAAACTTGTATTCAGTGACAAAGTTGGACGGTCCCTCTTGAGCAGCCAGGTTCCCTGCTGTAGCCTCCTTAAGCGA GCTTTGTATCACATCTTGTTCGGATGTCTCTTCATCGTCAGTTCCCTGCAGTTGTGGCAGGTGGCTTTGAAGAGGCTGGGCGGCCGCTTCGGCACTGGTGTGCTCTCCTACTTTCTCTTCATCAGGACTCTTCTGCTCTTCaacgtcttcctcttcctcatcaaCGGCCTGTTCCTGGTGCTCCCCCAGGCCATCCACCCGCCCCTTCACACCCCCAGCTCCCACAGAGTCACAGGCCTGGAGCTGTTCACCGGCACG GGTTATCTCTCTAACTCTGTAATGTTTTATGGCTACTACACCAACTCCACCATCAACACCAGTTGTAGACCTGATGAAGCCACCGCCGGGACTGGCTGCAGCACCACCAGTGACCCTCACATGATGGCCTACAACATTCCCTTAGCCTACTTCTTCACCATCTGCATAACATTCTTTATCACCGGCATCGTCCTCGTTTACAG CATGTCCAAGTCCTTTGGGAGGAGTTTCCGTGTGTTCAAGTCTCAGGGAAACTTGGCCATAAAGGTCTTCTGCTCCTGGGATTTCAAAGTCAGCAAGAAGATGTCTGTCAGGCTGCAGTCGGAGAACATCACCACCCAGCTCAAG GAGCTGTTGTCGGAGGTGAAAggcggagaggaggagaagggcagGCTGTCTGGGATGGCGGTGCACCTGCTAGCATGGAGCATTTCTCTGGGGAGCACCTTCTTCTGTGCACTCGGCATCCACTGCTTTGCCAAGCACATGCAcctg AGGAGACTTGAGAATGCAGAGGGGGAGGTCAGTTTGGTGCATGAGGCTCGTCTGCTGGCTCTGCCTGGGGTTGTGTCCTGTGGGAACCTGCTCCTCCCTGGTCTCTTCAACCTCGTGTCTTGGATGGAGAACTTCAACTCGCCCATTGTACGTCTCTATGTTTCCATCTTCAG GAACTTACTGCTGAAGGTGAGCATTCTTGGAGTACTGTGTTACCATTGGCTGGGGAAAATTGCAGCTGAACCACAGCAACATGGTCTGCAG TGCTGGGAGAGTTTTGTTGGTCAGGAGCTGTATCGGTTCCTGCTCGTGGATTTCATATTCACGGTTCTCTACACAGTCTTCGGAGAATTTATTTGGAA GCTGTTTTCTCAAGGAGtgctgaggagaaggaggaagcccgtGTTTGATATCGCCCGTAACGTACTCGAGCTCATCTATGGGCAAACCCTCACCTG GCTAGGCGTGCTCTTCACTCCTTTACTCCCAGCTGTGCAGATCCTCAAGCTGTTGTTGCTGTTCCATATGAAAAAG AGCAGTCTACTGGTGAACTGCCAGGCATCCAGGAAGCCGTGGAGAGCCAGTCAGATGAgcaccctcttcatctctctgctgtgtttcccCTCCTTCCTCGGGGCCACCGTTTCTGTGACCTACACTATATGGAC GATTAAGCCCTCCTCTGGCTGTGGTCCTTTCAGGAACCTCCCCTTCATGTTCCACTCAGGCAAACAGTGGGCCCAGGAGCTGAAGAGTACCAACCCCAAGCTGGCCTGGCTCAACTGGGTACACAGCTGCTTGGTGGAGAACCCCCTCTTCCTGTTCCTGATGGCAGGTGTCTTTCT AATGGTCATTTACGTTCAGACCCAAATTTTAGACGGCCAAAGGAAAATAATCAGTCTGCTACAGGAgcaaatagaaaat GAGGGGAAGGACAAGAAGTTCTTAATTACTAGACTGCAGGCCATCCATGAGAAGAGGCAGTATCCACTGTCCCCTTCCTCCAGGCCTCAGCCACAGGGCAGTGAG GTTTAA
- the LOC139571499 gene encoding transmembrane channel-like protein 6 isoform X3, with product MVSPHSGQQSRLEIISQCNIRSTQLRRYHRQTQDVSLSSRPSIRGYGIEADSEDVCEEETKRQELVNNLQSLSAGDRVRMLRATPLSLAEKTKLRKLVFSDKVGRSLLSSQVPCCSLLKRALYHILFGCLFIVSSLQLWQVALKRLGGRFGTGVLSYFLFIRTLLLFNVFLFLINGLFLVLPQAIHPPLHTPSSHRVTGLELFTGTGYLSNSVMFYGYYTNSTINTSCRPDEATAGTGCSTTSDPHMMAYNIPLAYFFTICITFFITGIVLVYSMSKSFGRSFRVFKSQGNLAIKVFCSWDFKVSKKMSVRLQSENITTQLKELLSEVKGGEEEKGRLSGMAVHLLAWSISLGSTFFCALGIHCFAKHMHLRRLENAEGEVSLVHEARLLALPGVVSCGNLLLPGLFNLVSWMENFNSPIVRLYVSIFRNLLLKVSILGVLCYHWLGKIAAEPQQHGLQCWESFVGQELYRFLLVDFIFTVLYTVFGEFIWKLFSQGVLRRRRKPVFDIARNVLELIYGQTLTWLGVLFTPLLPAVQILKLLLLFHMKKSSLLVNCQASRKPWRASQMSTLFISLLCFPSFLGATVSVTYTIWTIKPSSGCGPFRNLPFMFHSGKQWAQELKSTNPKLAWLNWVHSCLVENPLFLFLMAGVFLMVIYVQTQILDGQRKIISLLQEQIENEGKDKKFLITRLQAIHEKRQYPLSPSSRPQPQGSEV from the exons ATGGTCTCTCCTCACTCAGGGCAGCAGAGTCGTCTTGAAATAATCTCCCAGTGCAACATCCGTTCTACTCAGCTGCGCAGGTACCACCGCCAGACCCAAGACGTTTCCCTCTCCTCCAGACCTAGTATCCGTGGCTATGGGATCGAGGCAGACTCTGAGGATGTCTGTGAGGAAG AGACCAAGAGACAGGAGCTGGTCAACAATCTTCAGAGTCTGTCGGCCGGTGACCGTGTGCGTATGCTGCGTGCCACGCCCCTTAGTCTGGCTGAGAAGACTAAACTGAG GAAACTTGTATTCAGTGACAAAGTTGGACGGTCCCTCTTGAGCAGCCAGGTTCCCTGCTGTAGCCTCCTTAAGCGA GCTTTGTATCACATCTTGTTCGGATGTCTCTTCATCGTCAGTTCCCTGCAGTTGTGGCAGGTGGCTTTGAAGAGGCTGGGCGGCCGCTTCGGCACTGGTGTGCTCTCCTACTTTCTCTTCATCAGGACTCTTCTGCTCTTCaacgtcttcctcttcctcatcaaCGGCCTGTTCCTGGTGCTCCCCCAGGCCATCCACCCGCCCCTTCACACCCCCAGCTCCCACAGAGTCACAGGCCTGGAGCTGTTCACCGGCACG GGTTATCTCTCTAACTCTGTAATGTTTTATGGCTACTACACCAACTCCACCATCAACACCAGTTGTAGACCTGATGAAGCCACCGCCGGGACTGGCTGCAGCACCACCAGTGACCCTCACATGATGGCCTACAACATTCCCTTAGCCTACTTCTTCACCATCTGCATAACATTCTTTATCACCGGCATCGTCCTCGTTTACAG CATGTCCAAGTCCTTTGGGAGGAGTTTCCGTGTGTTCAAGTCTCAGGGAAACTTGGCCATAAAGGTCTTCTGCTCCTGGGATTTCAAAGTCAGCAAGAAGATGTCTGTCAGGCTGCAGTCGGAGAACATCACCACCCAGCTCAAG GAGCTGTTGTCGGAGGTGAAAggcggagaggaggagaagggcagGCTGTCTGGGATGGCGGTGCACCTGCTAGCATGGAGCATTTCTCTGGGGAGCACCTTCTTCTGTGCACTCGGCATCCACTGCTTTGCCAAGCACATGCAcctg AGGAGACTTGAGAATGCAGAGGGGGAGGTCAGTTTGGTGCATGAGGCTCGTCTGCTGGCTCTGCCTGGGGTTGTGTCCTGTGGGAACCTGCTCCTCCCTGGTCTCTTCAACCTCGTGTCTTGGATGGAGAACTTCAACTCGCCCATTGTACGTCTCTATGTTTCCATCTTCAG GAACTTACTGCTGAAGGTGAGCATTCTTGGAGTACTGTGTTACCATTGGCTGGGGAAAATTGCAGCTGAACCACAGCAACATGGTCTGCAG TGCTGGGAGAGTTTTGTTGGTCAGGAGCTGTATCGGTTCCTGCTCGTGGATTTCATATTCACGGTTCTCTACACAGTCTTCGGAGAATTTATTTGGAA GCTGTTTTCTCAAGGAGtgctgaggagaaggaggaagcccgtGTTTGATATCGCCCGTAACGTACTCGAGCTCATCTATGGGCAAACCCTCACCTG GCTAGGCGTGCTCTTCACTCCTTTACTCCCAGCTGTGCAGATCCTCAAGCTGTTGTTGCTGTTCCATATGAAAAAG AGCAGTCTACTGGTGAACTGCCAGGCATCCAGGAAGCCGTGGAGAGCCAGTCAGATGAgcaccctcttcatctctctgctgtgtttcccCTCCTTCCTCGGGGCCACCGTTTCTGTGACCTACACTATATGGAC GATTAAGCCCTCCTCTGGCTGTGGTCCTTTCAGGAACCTCCCCTTCATGTTCCACTCAGGCAAACAGTGGGCCCAGGAGCTGAAGAGTACCAACCCCAAGCTGGCCTGGCTCAACTGGGTACACAGCTGCTTGGTGGAGAACCCCCTCTTCCTGTTCCTGATGGCAGGTGTCTTTCT AATGGTCATTTACGTTCAGACCCAAATTTTAGACGGCCAAAGGAAAATAATCAGTCTGCTACAGGAgcaaatagaaaat GAGGGGAAGGACAAGAAGTTCTTAATTACTAGACTGCAGGCCATCCATGAGAAGAGGCAGTATCCACTGTCCCCTTCCTCCAGGCCTCAGCCACAGGGCAGTGAG GTTTAA